One window from the genome of Myxococcus virescens encodes:
- a CDS encoding RiPP maturation radical SAM C-methyltransferase has protein sequence MRICLIALPWSLYRHPSAALGALCAYLKQQEPTLEVVCRSDFLDAAAALGFGCYDRISQSSYDVGEMLYAALCFPERKEQVRAFFISRMEESGAPLTGSGSFLDPEIHGERPTWSSAFDVIQARLEAHLDRVAEEVAGRYELVGLTTCFGQLFANLALSMRIKRRSTGTRIVLGGSTVSERVGPSLLRELDCFDYVIQGEGEQPLLALARGLAAAEDVSGLKGLITRETASVLPRGAPFWEVSDVNNLPIPDYSEYASRAEALNFLWLMTVEGSRGCWWDRAKRTGNPKATCHFCNLNVQWSGYREKGAERLVSEVVALNERYHNNVLFFLDNIIRLKGVDEFAQRLIDTGKDWVIFYEMRANIRPHELLMLWQAGVRFVQFGIESLSESYLKRIGKGTSVITNLQVMKICHELGISNGANLLTDFPGGRPEEVAETCETIQRYALGYEPLSANRFWLGRGATVQVLSQEYGVRNLRNADFYRAGLPEALYERLDLLDLSYDQDGPVADWNHVRALCKQWGAAYSAARASEYRHLLTYLDSGQSMRIFDARTGVLRTSVFKGLARDVYMYCAEIRRWDDLNQEFIESGRATARQLAELIEGWNQQGLLYREGQRLEGGRFLSLAPAFTPELASRRIRAAHAAELQRRGARADVPKPHSMLPRAGDQAPPVQVKA, from the coding sequence TTGAGGATCTGTCTCATCGCGCTTCCCTGGTCTCTGTACCGCCATCCATCGGCCGCCCTGGGCGCGCTGTGCGCCTACCTGAAGCAGCAGGAGCCCACTCTCGAGGTGGTGTGCCGTTCTGACTTTCTCGACGCGGCGGCTGCGCTCGGTTTCGGCTGCTACGACCGGATCTCGCAGTCCTCTTACGATGTCGGCGAAATGTTGTACGCAGCGCTGTGTTTCCCGGAGAGGAAGGAGCAGGTGCGCGCCTTCTTCATCTCGCGGATGGAGGAGTCAGGTGCGCCGCTCACGGGATCGGGCAGCTTCCTCGACCCGGAGATTCACGGCGAGCGTCCTACCTGGTCGAGCGCGTTCGACGTCATCCAGGCCCGCCTGGAGGCGCACCTGGACCGCGTGGCGGAAGAGGTGGCCGGACGCTACGAGCTCGTCGGTTTGACGACTTGCTTCGGACAGCTCTTCGCGAACCTGGCGCTCAGCATGCGAATCAAGCGGCGCTCCACCGGGACGCGGATTGTGCTCGGGGGCTCGACGGTCTCCGAGCGCGTCGGCCCCTCTCTCTTGAGGGAGCTCGACTGCTTCGACTACGTCATCCAGGGCGAGGGCGAGCAGCCGCTGCTGGCATTGGCGCGCGGACTGGCCGCGGCAGAGGACGTCAGCGGCCTGAAGGGGCTCATCACGCGGGAGACCGCCAGCGTCCTGCCGCGCGGCGCGCCCTTCTGGGAGGTGTCCGACGTCAACAACCTGCCCATCCCTGATTACAGCGAGTACGCGTCCCGGGCGGAGGCGCTCAACTTCCTCTGGTTGATGACGGTGGAGGGCTCCCGGGGTTGTTGGTGGGATCGGGCGAAGCGGACCGGCAACCCCAAGGCGACGTGTCACTTCTGCAACCTGAACGTGCAATGGAGTGGCTACCGCGAGAAGGGGGCCGAGCGGCTCGTCTCGGAGGTGGTGGCCCTCAACGAGCGCTACCACAACAACGTTCTTTTCTTCCTAGACAACATCATCCGGCTCAAGGGGGTGGATGAGTTCGCGCAACGGCTCATCGATACCGGCAAGGACTGGGTCATCTTCTATGAGATGCGTGCCAACATCCGTCCCCACGAGCTGTTGATGTTGTGGCAGGCCGGTGTCCGGTTCGTCCAGTTCGGCATCGAGAGTCTCTCCGAGTCGTACTTGAAGCGGATCGGCAAGGGGACGTCGGTCATCACCAACCTTCAGGTGATGAAGATCTGCCATGAGCTGGGGATCTCGAACGGCGCGAATCTCCTCACGGACTTCCCTGGCGGGCGGCCAGAGGAAGTGGCGGAGACCTGCGAGACCATCCAGCGGTACGCGCTCGGCTACGAGCCGCTTTCGGCCAACCGTTTCTGGCTCGGACGCGGGGCCACCGTCCAGGTGCTGAGTCAGGAGTACGGGGTCCGCAACCTGCGCAACGCCGACTTCTACCGGGCCGGGTTGCCCGAGGCGCTCTACGAGCGGCTGGACCTGCTCGATCTGTCGTATGACCAGGACGGACCCGTGGCTGACTGGAACCACGTCCGCGCGCTCTGCAAGCAGTGGGGGGCCGCTTACTCCGCCGCCCGCGCCAGCGAGTACCGGCACCTGCTGACGTACCTCGACAGCGGGCAGTCCATGCGCATCTTCGATGCGCGGACCGGCGTGCTCCGGACGAGCGTGTTCAAGGGCCTCGCGCGCGATGTCTACATGTACTGCGCGGAGATACGCCGCTGGGACGATCTCAACCAGGAGTTCATCGAGTCGGGCAGGGCCACCGCGCGGCAGCTCGCGGAGCTCATCGAGGGGTGGAACCAGCAGGGCTTGCTCTACCGGGAAGGGCAGCGCTTGGAGGGGGGCCGGTTCCTCTCGCTGGCCCCCGCCTTCACGCCCGAGCTGGCGTCGCGGCGCATCCGTGCGGCCCACGCGGCGGAGTTGCAGCGGCGCGGCGCCAGGGCTGATGTGCCGAAGCCCCATTCCATGCTTCCTCGGGCGGGTGACCAGGCCCCGCCCGTCCAGGTGAAGGCGTAG